From Haloarcula sp. CBA1127, a single genomic window includes:
- a CDS encoding 50S ribosomal protein L18 has product MATGPRYKVPMRRRREARTDYHQRLRLLKSGKPRLVARKSNKHVRAQLVTLGPNGDDTLASAHSSDLAEYGWEAPTGNMPSAYLTGLLAGLRAQEAGIEEAVLDIGLNSPTPGSKVFAIQEGAIDAGLDIPHNDDVLADWQRTRGAHIAEYDEQLEEPLYSGDFDAADLPEHFDELRETLLDGDIEL; this is encoded by the coding sequence ATGGCGACAGGACCACGATATAAAGTACCGATGCGGCGACGCCGCGAGGCCAGAACCGATTACCATCAGCGGTTGCGCCTGTTGAAATCCGGTAAGCCACGTCTCGTTGCTCGAAAGAGCAATAAACACGTCAGGGCGCAGCTGGTGACGCTTGGCCCCAACGGCGATGACACTCTCGCGTCCGCTCACTCGAGCGACCTCGCCGAGTACGGCTGGGAGGCCCCGACGGGCAACATGCCCTCGGCGTACCTCACCGGTCTGCTCGCCGGGCTTCGCGCGCAGGAAGCGGGCATCGAGGAGGCAGTGCTTGACATCGGACTCAACAGCCCGACCCCCGGAAGCAAAGTATTCGCAATACAGGAAGGCGCAATCGACGCCGGCCTGGACATTCCGCACAACGACGACGTACTCGCCGACTGGCAGCGCACGCGCGGTGCCCACATCGCCGAGTACGACGAGCAGCTCGAGGAGCCGCTGTACAGCGGCGACTTCGACGCTGCAGACCTCCCGGAGCACTTCGACGAGCTCCGAGAGACCCTACTGGACGGTGACATCGAACTATGA
- a CDS encoding 30S ribosomal protein S5, translated as MSANNGWEPRTRLGKQVVEGEIDSMQEALNSGLPLKESEVVDQLVPDLEDEVLDINMVQRMTDSGRRVKFRCVVAVGNRDGLIGYAEGRDDQVGGAIQKAIDIAKLNIIDVSRGCGSWECGCGRPHTVALRTEGKAGSVEVELQPAPRGLGLAGGETVRKVLELAGIEDIWTRSSGNTRTTVNFAKATFNALQNTAEARVPERTFEKREVIE; from the coding sequence ATGAGTGCTAACAACGGATGGGAGCCACGGACACGCCTCGGCAAGCAGGTTGTCGAGGGCGAAATCGACTCCATGCAGGAGGCGCTGAACTCCGGACTCCCGCTGAAAGAATCGGAAGTCGTCGACCAGCTCGTTCCCGATCTGGAAGACGAAGTGCTGGACATCAACATGGTCCAGCGGATGACAGACTCCGGCCGCCGCGTGAAGTTCCGCTGCGTGGTCGCCGTTGGCAACCGCGACGGCCTCATCGGCTACGCCGAAGGGCGTGACGACCAGGTCGGCGGTGCTATCCAGAAAGCCATCGACATCGCGAAGCTGAACATCATCGATGTCTCCCGCGGCTGCGGGTCCTGGGAGTGTGGCTGTGGCCGTCCGCACACGGTCGCGCTGCGCACCGAGGGCAAGGCCGGGAGTGTCGAGGTCGAGCTGCAGCCGGCCCCGCGAGGGCTGGGCCTCGCGGGCGGAGAGACCGTCCGCAAGGTGCTCGAACTCGCCGGTATCGAGGATATCTGGACACGCAGCAGCGGGAACACGCGCACCACGGTCAACTTCGCAAAGGCGACGTTCAACGCCCTGCAGAACACGGCCGAGGCGCGCGTCCCCGAACGAACCTTCGAGAAGCGAGAGGTGATCGAGTGA
- the rpmD gene encoding 50S ribosomal protein L30, producing MHALVQLRGEVNMHTDIQDTLEMLNIHHVNHCTLVPETDAYRGMVAKVNDFVAFGEPSQETLETVLATRAEPVEGDADVDDEWVAENTDYDDISGLAFALLSEETTLREQGLSPTLRLHPPRGGHDGVKHPVKEGGQLGKHDTEGIDELLEAMR from the coding sequence ATGCACGCGCTCGTCCAGCTCCGTGGCGAAGTCAACATGCACACCGACATCCAGGACACGCTGGAGATGCTCAACATCCACCACGTGAACCACTGCACGCTCGTCCCTGAGACGGACGCCTACCGCGGCATGGTGGCGAAGGTCAACGACTTCGTCGCCTTCGGCGAGCCGAGCCAGGAGACGCTGGAGACGGTCCTGGCGACGCGCGCCGAGCCAGTTGAGGGCGACGCCGACGTGGACGACGAGTGGGTCGCCGAGAACACGGATTACGACGACATCTCCGGGCTCGCGTTCGCACTCCTCTCCGAGGAGACGACGCTGCGCGAACAGGGCCTCTCCCCGACACTCCGTCTGCACCCGCCCCGGGGCGGCCACGACGGCGTCAAACACCCCGTCAAGGAGGGCGGGCAGCTCGGGAAACACGACACCGAGGGAATCGACGAACTCCTGGAGGCGATGCGATAA
- a CDS encoding 50S ribosomal protein L19e, producing the protein MTDLSAQKRLAADVLDVGKNRVWFNPERQGDIADAITREDVRELVDEGAIQAKDKKGNSRGRARERQKKRAYGHQKGAGSRKGKAGARQNSKEDWESRIRAQRTKLRELRDEGTLSSSQYRDLYDKAGGGEFDSVADLERYIDANHGDA; encoded by the coding sequence ATGACTGATCTCTCTGCACAGAAGCGACTCGCGGCTGACGTCCTCGACGTCGGGAAGAACCGCGTCTGGTTCAACCCCGAGCGACAGGGCGACATCGCCGACGCGATCACCCGCGAGGACGTTCGCGAACTGGTCGATGAGGGCGCCATTCAGGCGAAAGACAAGAAAGGCAACTCCCGTGGACGCGCCCGGGAGCGCCAGAAGAAGCGTGCATACGGCCACCAGAAGGGAGCCGGTTCCCGGAAAGGGAAGGCAGGCGCACGGCAGAACTCCAAGGAGGACTGGGAGTCACGCATCCGCGCACAGCGGACGAAGCTGCGCGAACTGCGTGACGAGGGAACGCTTTCGAGTTCGCAGTACCGCGACCTGTACGACAAGGCCGGCGGTGGCGAGTTCGATAGCGTTGCCGATCTCGAACGTTACATCGACGCAAACCACGGTGACGCATAA
- a CDS encoding uL15m family ribosomal protein, protein MTSKKKRQRGSRTHGGGSHKNRRGAGHRGGRGDAGRDKHEFHNHEPLGKSGFKRPQKVQEEAATIDVREIDENVTLLAADDVAEVEDGGFRVDVRDVVEEADDADYVKVLGAGQVRHELTLVADDFSEGAREKVEAAGGSVELTDLGEERQAEAEETEDADADEE, encoded by the coding sequence ATGACGAGTAAAAAGAAACGACAGCGCGGCTCACGCACGCACGGCGGCGGCTCACACAAGAACCGACGTGGTGCTGGCCACCGCGGTGGTCGCGGTGACGCAGGCCGTGACAAGCACGAGTTCCACAATCACGAGCCGCTCGGCAAGAGCGGTTTCAAGCGCCCGCAGAAGGTTCAGGAAGAGGCCGCAACCATCGACGTTCGCGAGATCGACGAGAACGTCACGCTGTTGGCCGCCGATGATGTCGCCGAAGTCGAAGACGGTGGCTTCCGCGTCGATGTCCGTGATGTGGTCGAAGAGGCCGACGACGCCGATTACGTGAAGGTACTCGGTGCCGGCCAGGTTCGCCACGAACTCACGCTCGTCGCTGACGACTTCTCCGAGGGCGCTCGCGAGAAGGTTGAAGCCGCAGGCGGGAGCGTCGAACTGACCGACCTCGGCGAGGAGCGCCAGGCCGAGGCCGAAGAAACCGAAGACGCGGACGCGGACGAGGAATAA